The DNA segment ACTGTGCAGACACGATTGATATCGATTTTTTGGCTGAAGACCTGCTAAAAATTCTTACCTCAATGCGTATGGGGGCTAACCGGATTCAGCAGATTGTCCTCTCCCTCAGAAATTTTTCTCGCCTCGATCAAGCAGAAGTCAAGCCTGTGGATATTCATGAAGGCATTGGCAGCACGCTATTGATTTTGCAACACCGCTGCAAGGCAAATTCTCAGCGTCCTGCGATAGAAATCATTAAGGAATACAGCCCGCTACCCCTCGTAGAATGCTATGCGGGCCAGCTCAATCAGGTATTTATGAACATTCTTAGCAATGCTTTAGATGCCCTAGAGGAGCGGGAGAACCAAAGCCACGCAGCGACCCTACAGCAATCCCCCAGCACGATTCGGATTACTACTCACCAGCAGAGCAGAGATCGTATTGCCGTTTGTATTTCTGATAATGGTTTAGGAATGACTCCAGAGGTGCAGCAGCGGATTTTTGATCCCTTCTTTACGACCAAATCTGTTGGCAAGGGCACAGGCATGGGCATGTCGATCAGCTACCAAATTGTCACAGCGAAGCATCAAGGGCAAATTTGGTGTGAATCGTTCTTAGGAGAAGGCACTAAATTTTGGGTTGAGATTCCGATCAAACAAGCTGCTAGCTTAGTCACTCAAGGCGTTGCTCAAAATTAGTTAGAGTCCAGCAAGTAAGCATAGTAAACCAGCTTCGGTCCACTCCACGGTGGCTCCGTACGTATCACCCGTATGACCGCCGAGCTTGTGGTTGAACCATGTGCCAGTTAGCCAAGCGATCGCAATGCCTCCCGTAGCCATCCCCAAAGCAACAGGCCAGTGAGCTGGATTGAGCAAGACTTGTAGCCCACTCAGGCTGAACAACAAAAATAAGCTAGGCACTGCCTCCCAGAGCGAACGAATGGCTTGCTTGTGAAAGGCTCCTTTCCCCGTGGGTTTGAGGTAAGGGTAACGGGCGATCGCCACGAGTTGTCCCCAACGGCCCCAACCTGCCGCCGCCATTAAAGCCAGCCATCGATCCCCTTCTAAGTCATTCAAAGCTGCGGTTTTGAGCAAGACGAGCGCGATCGCCGCCATTACCCCAAAAGCTCCAGAGCGACTATCCGCCATTACCTCCAGCCGACGTTCTGGGTCTAAAACTGCCAAGCCGTCGGCGGTGTCCATTGCTCCATCTAAATGCAAGCCCCCTGTCACAGCCGTCCAAGTCACTACAATCAAGGCACTGCGAGTCAAAACGGGCATCGCGATCGCCTGTAGCCCCAGATCCAACGCGCCCAACAGCCCTCCGATTAGCAACCCTATGTAAGGCGCGAGACGAGCTACACCCTGAAACTCCAACGCCCAAGTCGGAGGAACAGGTAAACAGGTATAGAAGGCGATCGCCGCTGCGACTCTAGAACCAATTCTCATAGCTTTCTCACTCTGCTTTACTTGTGCCACAGCCCTTGCTCTCCAATGCTCCCAATCAGATAGCTGATGCTTGAGAGCAGATTTTCAGCCTTTTGACCGAACTCATACCTTACTAGACCAAGCACAATTAAAGAACAGCCTAAATCTTGCCTCTGTGACAGATTCCTTAACGCCATCTACCCGGTGCAGCTAGGTCAGCGACCGAATCTATAACTGGTCCAGTCTCAGCCTTAAAACAGGCATAGATTTATTAAAGTGAAATATATTAATCAATCACTCAAGAGGGTGTTGCTAAACTAGGTCAGACCAGTCCATCCCCTGAAATTTTGTTAGTAGCGAACCGAAAATCTTGAGCTAAGATTGTTTCGTACACAACCATTTTCTACATCCAGCGATTACCCTCTCAGGGGTTAGCTGTCCTGAAGTCGTCCCATTAGCGCCTCTTAAGAACTTCTCTGGCTTTGGTTAACCAGCCTTGGTTGCCCAATCCTTGCCAAGTTCTACCGTCAAATTCGATCACTGCATCCCGCTATAAGGCCCATTTGAGGCTGTTTCCCATGAGTCATGATCCCCTGCCTAGAGATATGAGGTTGCCAGCGCCCTGTATTGTTGACACTGGCATCATTGTGAGTAAACAAGACATGCAGCGGCTGTTAGCTGACTTGGGCCGAGTTCGCTATATCTATACCCAAGATGACAATCTCCTCAGCGAAGGGGAAGGGTGCGTGTTAGAGGTTTTTGCCGACCCTCAACAATCAACCTTAGTTGCCAATCACGCCCTGTATCTAAACGTTTGTAGCTTCGATTATTTAGAACTTAAGAAATCAGCTGAACAGGAACCTTGTTTTGATTTAATTCAAGATTCAAGACAACTCCGGTTGATTCCAGTCTCCAATCCTCTGCAAGAGCAAACTACCCGCACCTTAAATGCAGCCGCCCTAGAAGCAGTCGTGGCCGAGGTACTGTCTGCTAACTGGGATGTCAGAATTGACGATGAAGAAAACTTTTCGTTTTAAGTTCTATTCACTGTTAGGTCTTGCTGGATGAAGGTTACGGTTCTTCAGCAGCAAAATCTAGGACCAAGCATTTCTAGCAACTGCCAACGATCTACATGGTCACGAGCGGCAATCATCGCTCTATATAATGCTGGCTTTAACCATGTAGATGTACCAGTGCAGAGAAACTTAGCTTAACAATAGTCCGAGCGCTTGCTTGCTTTCCTGATGCGATCGCAGAGTATCCAGTTGACTTAATTCTGGTGCTCAACTGTAAGATTCATCGAGCTTACTCGCGTAGCAGACTTACTCGCTGCGGCCAAATCATCACGCTGGATGCGCCCATCACCCGTGATACCGTCACTTAGCGCCAATCGAGTCAGCTTCCCAAACAACCCAACCTAAGACAGATTCAGGCAGGAATTTCTGATTCTAGTCTTATGGGATGCTGTAAGCAATCGTTTAACTGAAACTTTACTTAACAAATTTTGAAGTCGCAGTTGTTAACTATCTTGCAATTTGTGAAGCTCTGCTTTAGTGTCAGATATGTTTGAAAACTAGCAAAAACAGTTCTATAACTCTGCTACTGTCTGCCGTTAGTTGGAGCTTCCCAAAGCTATATTACCCAGGTTGTCGTTCTCGAGATATTCATATGAATCCCGAACTGAAAACATCTGATTATACTGATTCCAGCACCCCTGAGTTTGCTGACGTAGAAGGTAGAGCAGACATTGAAGTAACTTCTACTGAACCTGCTCCGCTCGTTGTTCAACCTCATCAGCAGTCTCAGTCTTCTGAGCAATGGTCACAAATTGGCGATCGCGTTTCTTACTATTTAGGACAGTTGC comes from the Trichocoleus sp. FACHB-46 genome and includes:
- the cobS gene encoding adenosylcobinamide-GDP ribazoletransferase, which gives rise to MRIGSRVAAAIAFYTCLPVPPTWALEFQGVARLAPYIGLLIGGLLGALDLGLQAIAMPVLTRSALIVVTWTAVTGGLHLDGAMDTADGLAVLDPERRLEVMADSRSGAFGVMAAIALVLLKTAALNDLEGDRWLALMAAAGWGRWGQLVAIARYPYLKPTGKGAFHKQAIRSLWEAVPSLFLLFSLSGLQVLLNPAHWPVALGMATGGIAIAWLTGTWFNHKLGGHTGDTYGATVEWTEAGLLCLLAGL